A single genomic interval of Flavobacterium sp. N2820 harbors:
- the murC gene encoding UDP-N-acetylmuramate--L-alanine ligase: MNLNQIHNVYFIGIGGIGMSALARYFQYIGKKVVGYDKTPTQLTDELQAIGLEIHFEDNIHLIPEDFYVENTLVIVTPAVPVSHSEWNYFIEREYNIKKRAEVLGIITKDTYCFAVAGTHGKTTTSSILGHVLYESGVDVTAFLGGIVENYNSNLIGSGKTVTVVEADEFDRSFLHLHPNVSCVTSMDADHLDIYGDAASIEESFREFAAKTPSENLYVIKGLPLEGNTIGVNNDADFSAQNIRIENGFYVFDVKTPNEVVQNVKFGLPGHHNLTNALLAFAMAKSYGVSNEKISAALASFKGVRRRFSFQIREEKLVYIDDYAHHPTEINAVHQAVRELYPGKKIIAAFQPHLFSRTKDFVDGFAESLSKFDEILLMEIYPARELPMEGVNSTWLLSKIDNPNKKLVNKDQLFTSFENSDAEVFITIGAGDIGELVKDLKKALHEKN; the protein is encoded by the coding sequence ATGAATCTAAATCAAATACATAACGTTTATTTCATCGGCATCGGAGGCATCGGAATGAGTGCTCTTGCTCGCTATTTTCAATACATTGGAAAAAAAGTAGTGGGTTATGACAAAACACCAACGCAATTAACTGATGAATTACAAGCTATCGGTTTAGAAATTCATTTTGAAGACAATATTCATTTAATTCCTGAAGATTTTTATGTAGAAAACACGTTGGTAATTGTTACGCCAGCGGTTCCAGTTTCACATTCCGAATGGAATTATTTTATAGAAAGAGAATACAATATAAAAAAACGTGCGGAAGTTTTAGGAATCATTACAAAAGACACGTATTGTTTCGCTGTTGCAGGAACACATGGTAAAACAACAACATCAAGCATTTTAGGTCATGTTTTATACGAAAGTGGTGTAGATGTAACGGCATTTTTAGGCGGAATTGTCGAAAATTATAATTCTAATTTAATCGGTTCAGGAAAAACAGTTACGGTGGTGGAAGCGGATGAATTTGATCGTTCGTTTTTGCATTTGCATCCAAATGTTTCTTGCGTAACTTCAATGGACGCTGACCATTTAGATATTTATGGTGATGCCGCAAGTATTGAAGAATCATTCAGAGAATTCGCAGCCAAAACACCAAGCGAAAATTTATACGTAATTAAAGGATTACCATTAGAAGGGAATACTATCGGAGTTAACAATGACGCTGATTTTTCAGCTCAAAATATCCGAATTGAAAATGGGTTTTATGTGTTTGATGTTAAAACACCAAATGAAGTAGTGCAAAATGTAAAATTTGGTTTGCCAGGACATCATAATCTAACCAATGCATTATTAGCTTTTGCGATGGCGAAATCGTATGGTGTTTCCAATGAAAAAATTAGTGCAGCTTTAGCAAGTTTTAAAGGAGTTCGTCGACGATTTTCATTTCAAATTAGAGAAGAAAAATTGGTTTATATTGATGATTATGCGCATCATCCAACCGAAATTAACGCAGTGCATCAGGCGGTAAGAGAATTATATCCTGGTAAAAAAATTATTGCAGCATTTCAACCCCATTTGTTCAGCAGAACGAAAGATTTTGTCGATGGTTTTGCTGAAAGTTTAAGCAAGTTTGACGAAATTTTATTGATGGAAATTTATCCTGCTCGCGAGCTGCCAATGGAAGGGGTAAATTCGACTTGGTTATTGAGTAAAATTGATAATCCAAATAAAAAATTAGTAAACAAGGACCAGTTGTTCACTTCTTTTGAAAATTCAGATGCCGAGGTGTTCATAACTATTGGTGCGGGCGACATTGGTGAGCTTGTAAAAGATCTAAAAAAAGCGCTTCATGAAAAAAATTAA
- a CDS encoding FtsW/RodA/SpoVE family cell cycle protein yields the protein MFDIIGKIRGDKTIWAIVFLLALISFLPVYSASTNLVYVIGKGTTIGYLFKHFVHVMLGFMIIYFVHKTPYHYFKALSIFGIPLVILLLVYTLFKGTVIGGANASRWIQIPFVGISFQTSTLAFIVLMIYVARYLSKVSDKEYSFKDSLLELWAPVFAVLALVLPANFSTTALIFSMVCMLVFIGQYPMRYLGIIIGAGIVSLTMFVLVAKAFPDAMPNRVDTWMNRVDSFFDDKPNEDDYQIEKAKIAIASGKVYGLGPGKSVQKNFLPQSSSDFIFAIIVEEYGLIGAVGILFLYLLLFVRFIIDAQKATTLFGKLLIIGLGFPIIFQALINMGVAVELLPVTGQPLPLISSGGTSIWMTCIAIGIILSVTKKEEEVALDLEEKRKRDEALQQIIDAQVALNEEKESDENQQKINDIKSSIRESLLEDENGDVLVNGQNPMNAVLNKR from the coding sequence ATGTTCGATATCATTGGTAAAATAAGAGGAGATAAAACCATTTGGGCCATAGTTTTTCTATTGGCACTTATCTCGTTTTTGCCAGTATATAGCGCAAGTACCAACTTGGTTTACGTCATCGGAAAAGGGACTACCATTGGGTATTTGTTTAAACATTTTGTGCATGTAATGTTGGGTTTTATGATTATTTATTTTGTGCATAAAACACCTTATCATTACTTTAAGGCACTTTCTATTTTCGGAATTCCGTTAGTGATTTTACTCTTGGTGTATACCTTGTTTAAAGGAACGGTCATTGGTGGTGCAAATGCAAGTCGTTGGATTCAAATACCTTTTGTGGGAATCAGTTTTCAAACATCAACACTTGCTTTTATTGTATTAATGATATACGTTGCGCGTTATTTATCCAAAGTAAGTGATAAAGAATATTCGTTCAAAGATTCGTTATTAGAATTATGGGCTCCTGTTTTTGCTGTTTTAGCATTAGTGCTTCCAGCAAACTTTTCAACAACAGCTCTGATTTTTTCAATGGTATGTATGTTGGTTTTCATTGGTCAATATCCTATGCGATATCTCGGAATTATTATTGGGGCAGGAATTGTTAGTTTGACTATGTTTGTTTTAGTAGCAAAAGCTTTTCCAGATGCAATGCCCAATCGTGTAGATACTTGGATGAATCGTGTAGATAGTTTTTTTGATGACAAGCCAAACGAAGATGATTACCAAATTGAAAAAGCAAAAATTGCCATCGCATCTGGAAAAGTGTACGGATTAGGACCAGGAAAAAGCGTGCAGAAAAACTTCTTACCACAATCTTCATCTGATTTTATTTTCGCAATTATTGTGGAAGAATATGGATTAATAGGTGCAGTAGGAATTCTGTTTTTGTACTTGTTGTTATTTGTTCGATTCATTATTGATGCACAAAAAGCAACGACATTATTTGGAAAACTTTTAATCATCGGACTCGGATTCCCAATTATATTTCAAGCCTTAATTAATATGGGGGTTGCTGTAGAATTACTTCCCGTGACAGGACAACCGTTGCCTTTGATTAGTAGTGGAGGAACTTCAATTTGGATGACCTGTATCGCTATTGGGATTATTTTAAGTGTAACGAAAAAAGAAGAAGAAGTAGCGTTAGATTTAGAAGAAAAACGCAAACGTGATGAAGCTTTGCAACAAATTATTGATGCACAAGTGGCATTAAATGAAGAAAAAGAAAGCGATGAAAATCAGCAAAAAATAAACGATATCAAAAGTTCAATCCGAGAATCATTACTAGAAGATGAAAACGGAGATGTGTTAGTAAACGGACAAAATCCGATGAACGCTGTTTTAAATAAAAGATAA
- the murG gene encoding undecaprenyldiphospho-muramoylpentapeptide beta-N-acetylglucosaminyltransferase yields MKNPRFIISGGGTGGHIYPAVAIANELKSRFPAAEFLFVGAKDKMEMQKVPHAGYAIKGLWISGIQRRITFNNAMFPLKLASSMWNSFKIIKSFKPDVVIGTGGFASGAVLRAASMLNIPTVIQEQNSYPGITNKLLAKRAHKICVAYENLERFFPKDKMILTGNPVRQDLIEAADKKEAIAYFNLDANKKTLLVLGGSLGARRINQLIEKELDFLLSQNIQIIWQCGKLYFDEYKKYNDKSPSVGGVGEAVQVVAFIDRMDLVYAAADVVISRSGASSVSELCIVGKPTIFIPSPNVAEDHQTKNAKAISDKNGAILIKESELNENFERIFSDLISNENKQSELSQSIKKLAKPNATKDIVEEIIKLIN; encoded by the coding sequence ATGAAAAATCCAAGATTCATAATTAGCGGAGGTGGAACAGGCGGACATATTTATCCAGCAGTTGCTATTGCAAACGAATTAAAATCTCGTTTTCCAGCCGCTGAGTTTCTTTTTGTAGGTGCCAAAGATAAAATGGAAATGCAAAAAGTGCCTCATGCAGGTTATGCTATCAAAGGATTGTGGATTTCAGGTATTCAACGAAGAATTACTTTTAACAACGCAATGTTTCCATTGAAATTAGCTTCAAGCATGTGGAATTCATTCAAAATTATAAAAAGTTTTAAACCCGATGTAGTTATTGGAACTGGTGGTTTTGCGAGTGGAGCGGTTTTACGAGCGGCATCTATGTTGAACATTCCAACAGTAATTCAAGAGCAAAATTCATATCCTGGAATTACCAATAAATTATTAGCAAAAAGAGCACATAAAATTTGTGTAGCTTACGAAAATTTGGAACGATTTTTTCCAAAAGATAAAATGATTTTAACAGGAAATCCAGTGCGTCAAGATTTAATTGAAGCTGCTGATAAAAAGGAAGCAATTGCCTATTTTAATTTAGACGCGAATAAAAAAACATTACTAGTTTTAGGCGGAAGTTTAGGTGCTAGAAGAATCAATCAATTAATTGAAAAAGAGTTGGATTTTTTACTGAGCCAAAACATTCAAATTATTTGGCAATGCGGAAAATTATATTTCGACGAATATAAAAAGTATAACGATAAAAGCCCCTCTGTTGGAGGGGTTGGGGAGGCTGTTCAAGTGGTAGCTTTTATTGATAGAATGGATTTGGTTTATGCAGCTGCCGATGTTGTAATTTCACGTTCAGGAGCATCATCTGTTTCGGAATTGTGTATTGTGGGAAAACCAACAATTTTTATTCCATCACCAAACGTAGCTGAAGATCATCAAACTAAAAACGCTAAAGCAATTTCAGATAAAAACGGAGCCATTTTAATCAAAGAATCTGAATTGAATGAAAATTTTGAAAGAATATTTTCCGATTTAATTTCTAACGAAAACAAACAATCTGAATTAAGTCAAAGCATAAAAAAATTAGCAAAACCAAATGCAACTAAAGATATTGTTGAAGAGATAATAAAACTAATCAATTAA
- a CDS encoding cell division protein FtsQ/DivIB, whose amino-acid sequence MKKINWHTIRLVLIIFVMIFLYSFSSKRNSERKISKIDIKFESNENMFLTHEMVNNLLIQKLGGTSSIQKDKLDLNTLETVLDDHEMIEKAQVFSTIDGLLNTRITQKTPIVRVITDNDSYYLDSKGDRMSLSQNFSARVPLVSGEISIGNEKPYLLLFNEIKKDDFLSKNITGAQIMPSGNVVLTNRSYDYKIAFGKPINVEKKLKNYKAFFQHAIKDTLIKSYKEVNVMFTQQVVCKK is encoded by the coding sequence ATGAAAAAAATTAATTGGCATACTATTCGATTGGTGTTAATCATTTTTGTAATGATTTTCCTTTATTCTTTCTCATCAAAGAGGAATAGTGAACGTAAAATCAGTAAGATAGACATCAAATTTGAGTCAAATGAAAATATGTTTTTAACACATGAAATGGTTAATAACTTGTTAATACAAAAATTGGGAGGGACATCATCAATTCAAAAAGATAAATTAGATTTGAATACTTTAGAAACTGTTCTCGATGATCACGAGATGATTGAAAAAGCACAAGTTTTTTCAACAATAGACGGGCTTCTAAATACGCGTATTACTCAAAAGACCCCAATCGTAAGAGTTATTACTGATAATGATAGTTATTATCTTGATTCTAAAGGTGATAGAATGTCGTTGTCACAAAATTTTTCGGCACGAGTTCCGCTAGTATCTGGCGAAATTAGTATAGGAAACGAAAAACCCTATTTGTTGTTATTTAATGAAATCAAAAAAGACGATTTCTTAAGTAAAAACATTACAGGTGCACAAATTATGCCTTCTGGTAATGTGGTGTTGACCAACAGAAGTTATGATTATAAAATAGCATTTGGGAAACCAATAAATGTTGAAAAAAAGCTCAAGAATTACAAAGCATTTTTTCAACATGCTATAAAAGATACATTGATTAAAAGTTATAAAGAGGTAAACGTGATGTTTACACAACAAGTGGTTTGTAAGAAATAG